The following proteins are co-located in the Leptospira weilii genome:
- a CDS encoding Ig-like domain-containing protein — protein MKHNKRFRYLFFLILLFYVSSFLFYCSKLENKFKNWIPLDNNPASPKVLYSIPSPGQTGVLRDQKIVMTFNKPIDEQSCIGAFSVQPGVTGLFEINGNTLTFTPNKRWQGGITYLVNLSNRCEDQEGRDLEKPYSISFSVSTDVLPPDVISIGGRKNTTGCLNTDQILDFINFRNNFYSTTDVCINTPIVVSFTKPMDRGTVESNFLTVPQMVGSFVWSNNNTVLTFTPRDALTTGLTYVLTISQTAQDTSENPLGKNVSASFTVGTEIVKPQILMQDGYIQNAAGCSPGVLASTLFPGGLFNAVGLCTGVVPGFQSSPIIIDFSEAMNLTTTDSNINISPNINGIKTWSASPNGACGSTGPCGTTSRLTFTPVTPWQHSVTYTVTISGNSTDIAGNLVGQNYSFSFTVGQDFQIPRVTFQDGFINTGAGCAPGTLASLLDPINGIRDKTGACSGLSPASTNTPIFIHFSESMIQSTIENALSISPNILGTKTWLTSGNALCGSTGPCGNGSLLVFTPSQDWQNTTYTISIPGSAMDLDGNTLGSSYSFSFTFGIDLLPPRMDFTTGPLLSDLAPACGNLGLTPIPNLTTNICNQTNGTKFRVRFNEPMDQAATTNAFSLSPSVNGLITWPSPTELLFTPSQNLNLFAQYKIIISTAAKDLAGNAMVSEFISFFTTGNGGPVNNAPPSVLNVLSDVATGPGGCDGGMDDPLSASFVADVCTDNVGSGQGASFEIIFSKNMDQNITSQAFSISPNVSGLISWTSPTTLRFIAAQSLNPNTQYVISISQNATDSGGIQIQNGYVLYFLSSPLGGFPAVNSIDVFSGTPTNCQAGLGIVTNVLTTTVNNACTGNSAVNPIVMTFSEPMNSSSLRSGFSISPSVTGQFSFPTANQMVFTPDVAFQYGKRYNISLATSITNTSGKGLRNPVNATFVVGALDSSQPIVTGIDFEVDGDGDNCSAIPNDVINSQSGTLTNNVCTGVPIVIHFNEPMDPASTQNALSVSPSASFAITFAGNNMTLTPLIALTSRQNYTLTISTSAKDLAGNSLQNSFSLIFRTENDSPQVIAIGKGNQANCNSLTVTTGCWWQAGTPFLPASSYSFTPGLQACPADSASDNIVIVFNQPMNTVSTVNAVNITAVSQVPNSASSIYKGRWAWSDSDRVLTISMTDVGLTCGFDILFNTGIGGANYPLYLIQIDQSATNANGTALSSQFSFFFESN, from the coding sequence ATGAAACACAACAAACGATTTAGATATTTATTTTTTTTAATATTATTATTTTATGTAAGTTCCTTTCTGTTCTATTGTAGCAAACTTGAAAATAAGTTCAAAAATTGGATTCCCTTGGACAATAATCCTGCCTCGCCGAAAGTGCTATATTCCATTCCTTCTCCCGGACAAACAGGGGTTTTAAGAGATCAAAAAATCGTGATGACCTTTAACAAACCGATCGACGAACAAAGCTGTATCGGAGCGTTTTCGGTTCAACCCGGGGTGACAGGACTCTTCGAAATCAACGGCAATACTCTGACGTTCACACCGAACAAACGATGGCAAGGTGGTATAACGTATTTGGTGAATCTTTCCAATCGATGCGAGGATCAGGAAGGTAGGGATCTAGAAAAACCGTACAGTATTAGTTTTTCAGTAAGTACGGACGTCCTTCCTCCCGACGTGATTTCGATCGGCGGTCGAAAAAATACGACCGGCTGCCTAAACACAGATCAAATATTAGATTTTATTAATTTTCGTAATAACTTTTACAGCACGACCGACGTTTGCATCAATACTCCGATCGTTGTCAGTTTCACGAAACCGATGGACAGGGGAACTGTGGAGTCAAATTTCCTTACCGTTCCTCAAATGGTGGGTTCGTTTGTTTGGAGCAATAATAACACTGTTTTAACTTTTACCCCAAGAGACGCCCTTACCACAGGGCTTACGTACGTTTTGACTATTTCTCAAACCGCTCAAGATACTTCGGAGAATCCTCTGGGTAAAAATGTCTCCGCAAGTTTTACCGTTGGAACGGAAATTGTTAAGCCCCAAATCTTAATGCAGGACGGATATATACAAAACGCCGCGGGTTGTTCTCCCGGTGTGTTAGCTTCCACATTGTTTCCTGGCGGACTTTTTAATGCAGTCGGTTTGTGTACCGGCGTTGTTCCTGGTTTTCAATCGTCTCCGATTATCATTGATTTTTCGGAAGCGATGAATTTAACGACGACCGATTCGAACATCAACATATCTCCCAATATCAACGGTATCAAAACCTGGTCCGCAAGTCCGAACGGCGCCTGCGGTTCTACTGGGCCCTGCGGAACAACGAGTAGATTGACGTTTACGCCCGTGACTCCCTGGCAGCACTCCGTTACGTACACTGTAACTATTTCCGGTAATTCCACAGACATTGCAGGGAATCTAGTCGGTCAAAATTATTCGTTCTCATTCACGGTAGGCCAAGATTTTCAAATTCCTAGAGTGACCTTTCAAGACGGTTTCATAAATACGGGAGCAGGCTGTGCTCCCGGAACCCTTGCATCTTTGCTTGATCCGATCAATGGAATCCGAGACAAAACGGGAGCCTGTTCCGGTCTTTCACCTGCTTCTACGAACACTCCGATATTCATTCATTTCAGCGAATCTATGATTCAATCCACGATCGAAAATGCGTTGAGTATTTCCCCGAATATCCTTGGAACAAAAACCTGGCTTACAAGCGGAAATGCGTTATGCGGTTCTACGGGTCCTTGCGGAAACGGTAGCCTTTTGGTTTTTACTCCAAGCCAAGACTGGCAAAATACCACTTATACGATTTCGATCCCGGGTTCCGCGATGGATTTAGACGGGAATACATTAGGTTCCTCTTATTCATTTTCCTTCACGTTTGGAATCGATCTGCTTCCTCCTAGAATGGATTTTACGACCGGGCCATTGTTAAGCGACTTGGCTCCCGCCTGTGGAAATTTAGGTCTTACACCGATTCCGAATCTCACTACCAATATCTGTAATCAAACGAACGGAACCAAGTTCAGAGTGCGATTCAACGAACCGATGGACCAAGCCGCCACTACGAACGCTTTTTCACTATCTCCGTCGGTTAACGGTCTCATCACTTGGCCTTCTCCCACCGAATTGCTCTTTACCCCGTCTCAAAATTTGAATTTGTTCGCGCAGTACAAAATCATAATCAGCACGGCGGCCAAAGATCTTGCGGGTAACGCAATGGTTTCCGAATTCATCAGTTTTTTTACCACGGGGAACGGAGGCCCGGTAAACAACGCACCTCCTTCCGTACTAAATGTGTTGTCTGACGTTGCGACGGGGCCCGGAGGTTGCGATGGCGGTATGGACGATCCCTTGTCCGCGTCTTTTGTCGCCGACGTTTGTACAGACAACGTGGGAAGCGGTCAAGGCGCTTCCTTTGAAATCATTTTCAGTAAAAACATGGACCAGAACATAACTTCTCAAGCGTTCTCGATCAGTCCGAACGTTTCCGGTCTTATCTCTTGGACATCTCCGACTACGCTTCGATTCATTGCGGCTCAATCTCTCAATCCGAACACTCAGTACGTGATTTCCATCAGTCAAAACGCCACGGATTCCGGTGGAATTCAAATCCAGAACGGATACGTTCTTTATTTTCTAAGTTCTCCTCTGGGAGGTTTTCCTGCGGTTAATTCGATAGATGTCTTTTCTGGAACTCCGACAAATTGCCAAGCGGGTTTAGGTATCGTTACAAACGTTCTGACGACAACTGTCAACAATGCATGTACTGGAAATTCGGCGGTCAATCCGATCGTGATGACTTTTTCCGAACCAATGAATTCGTCTTCTTTGAGATCCGGATTTTCAATTTCTCCTTCGGTAACGGGACAGTTTTCATTTCCGACCGCAAATCAGATGGTCTTTACTCCGGACGTCGCCTTTCAGTACGGAAAAAGATATAACATTTCTCTTGCAACTTCCATAACAAACACTTCGGGCAAAGGACTTAGGAATCCGGTAAACGCAACTTTTGTTGTGGGTGCTCTGGATTCGAGCCAACCCATTGTGACGGGAATCGATTTTGAAGTCGATGGGGATGGTGATAATTGCAGCGCGATCCCTAACGACGTAATTAACTCTCAAAGCGGTACTCTTACGAATAACGTATGCACCGGCGTTCCGATTGTGATTCATTTCAACGAACCGATGGACCCGGCTTCCACACAAAACGCGTTATCTGTTTCACCCTCTGCGAGTTTTGCTATCACCTTCGCGGGGAACAATATGACTCTAACCCCTTTGATTGCCTTAACTAGCAGACAAAATTACACCTTAACAATTTCCACTTCGGCGAAGGATTTAGCAGGGAATTCTCTACAAAATTCATTTTCTTTAATATTCAGAACAGAGAATGATTCGCCGCAAGTAATAGCAATCGGCAAAGGGAATCAAGCTAACTGTAACAGTCTAACGGTTACGACAGGATGTTGGTGGCAGGCTGGAACTCCCTTTCTTCCGGCGTCCTCTTATTCTTTCACTCCTGGATTGCAGGCTTGTCCCGCGGATTCCGCTTCGGACAATATCGTGATCGTCTTTAATCAACCGATGAACACTGTAAGTACGGTTAATGCGGTTAATATAACGGCCGTCTCTCAAGTTCCGAACAGCGCCTCCTCCATTTATAAGGGAAGATGGGCATGGAGCGATAGCGATCGGGTTTTAACGATTTCGATGACGGACGTTGGTCTAACGTGCGGATTCGATATTCTATTCAATACGGGAATCGGTGGAGCAAACTATCCACTTTATTTGATTCAAATCGATCAGTCGGCCACGAATGCGAATGGGACCGCTTTATCTTCCCAATTCAGCTTTTTCTTCGAAAGCAATTAA
- a CDS encoding lipoprotein, giving the protein MKKFLRSIVLLSLSMFFCNCTTIAKLFRSSGSYQVYVMKSEENSSLAIGKIVSRDARFSPYLMENFKDMLQLHLMAEGYSVKEMPEEKSLIKLFSKANSNSETIESLELTKKKETKPASNEIDTTENASNLKDLLPENLRQVLDKGTVVGFSNVSKETQFSDFLSSNEIKFLSEQIGIRYFIQGAVGNNDSGNLLEEDFNSLVFLKVYDSNGVLKGGITYVVNGRTLNEANLLKEVCRNISNKMNTLVKR; this is encoded by the coding sequence ATGAAAAAATTTCTCCGATCGATCGTATTACTTTCACTCTCAATGTTTTTTTGCAATTGCACGACAATTGCAAAACTATTCCGTTCGTCCGGAAGTTACCAAGTTTATGTGATGAAGTCCGAAGAAAATTCTTCTTTAGCAATAGGAAAAATTGTAAGTAGAGACGCTAGATTTTCTCCGTATCTTATGGAAAATTTCAAAGATATGCTTCAACTCCATTTAATGGCGGAAGGATATTCCGTTAAGGAAATGCCGGAGGAAAAATCACTGATAAAATTATTTTCTAAAGCGAATTCAAATTCCGAAACGATAGAATCTCTCGAATTGACCAAGAAAAAAGAAACGAAACCCGCCTCTAACGAAATTGATACCACTGAAAACGCCTCGAACTTAAAGGACTTACTTCCGGAAAATCTCCGCCAGGTTTTGGATAAAGGAACAGTAGTAGGATTTTCTAATGTATCGAAGGAAACGCAATTCAGCGATTTTCTTTCCAGCAACGAGATAAAATTTTTATCCGAACAAATAGGAATCCGCTATTTCATTCAAGGAGCAGTGGGCAATAATGATTCCGGAAATTTATTGGAAGAGGATTTCAATTCTTTGGTTTTTCTCAAAGTTTACGATTCGAACGGAGTTTTGAAAGGAGGGATCACCTACGTCGTGAACGGAAGAACCCTAAACGAAGCCAATCTATTAAAAGAAGTCTGCCGTAACATTTCCAATAAGATGAATACTCTCGTAAAACGATGA
- a CDS encoding tetratricopeptide repeat protein: protein MNTQNTISRKNFFVPVLVLVTATTYSCKKDSEKFKSLQRDADIAYVKRDLNGALSLYSQALEMDSDSIRTMIMLGKIHYYKKDFEKAEEIFQDAVNKDQCNANAAYWLSKIESLRSDNRAEAKERLESIINHIPNRWEVEYTLGTVLESEGKIQEALSLYDQAKAESAKLSLLYLRLGKIYYKAQRKEAASRYFEKARLISEENPSSIKMIESEIDKEQ from the coding sequence ATGAATACACAAAACACAATTTCACGTAAGAATTTTTTCGTTCCCGTTCTGGTACTCGTTACCGCTACGACCTATTCCTGCAAAAAAGATTCGGAAAAATTCAAGTCGTTACAAAGGGACGCGGATATCGCCTACGTAAAACGGGATTTAAACGGAGCGCTTTCGCTTTATTCGCAGGCGTTGGAAATGGATTCGGACTCGATTAGAACGATGATTATGTTGGGAAAAATTCATTATTATAAAAAAGATTTTGAAAAAGCGGAAGAGATATTCCAAGACGCAGTAAACAAGGATCAATGTAATGCTAACGCCGCATATTGGCTTTCTAAAATCGAAAGTTTACGCAGCGATAATAGGGCGGAAGCGAAAGAGCGTCTTGAATCCATCATCAATCATATTCCCAACAGGTGGGAAGTCGAATATACGCTCGGTACGGTATTGGAATCGGAAGGGAAAATACAGGAAGCACTTTCCTTATACGATCAAGCGAAAGCGGAATCTGCAAAACTCTCCCTTCTATATCTGCGATTGGGAAAAATATACTATAAAGCCCAAAGAAAGGAAGCGGCAAGCCGTTATTTTGAGAAGGCCAGACTCATCTCCGAAGAAAATCCAAGTTCGATCAAAATGATCGAGTCCGAAATAGATAAGGAACAATGA